In the Mycolicibacterium thermoresistibile genome, one interval contains:
- a CDS encoding LppA family lipoprotein, with the protein MIVQVRGRVAAVVLAALLAIGCTSGKGAYDSPLLNEGIPVVDIADLPDIEQTKVQMLDLIERVRAEVVRLVPESEPSGWNRDESRIGCTQEATGRKGVLLYTPNLVSDISFNDEQWGLVHPAVQRLAAEAGLTEARVFANSTGNREVRFHSGDGRTLVFGSKEASLISATIGCRRAAESPAP; encoded by the coding sequence GTGATCGTGCAGGTGCGGGGGCGCGTTGCGGCCGTTGTGCTGGCCGCGCTGTTAGCGATCGGGTGTACCAGCGGTAAAGGTGCCTATGACTCACCGCTTTTGAATGAGGGTATCCCTGTGGTCGATATCGCGGATTTGCCAGACATCGAGCAGACCAAGGTGCAGATGCTTGATTTGATCGAACGTGTGCGGGCCGAGGTGGTTCGGTTGGTGCCGGAAAGCGAACCGTCGGGGTGGAACCGTGATGAATCCCGCATTGGGTGTACTCAAGAGGCTACGGGGCGAAAGGGTGTGTTGCTCTACACCCCTAACTTGGTATCGGACATTTCCTTCAACGACGAGCAGTGGGGTCTGGTGCACCCCGCGGTGCAGCGGTTGGCCGCTGAAGCGGGATTGACAGAGGCCCGGGTGTTCGCCAATTCGACAGGGAACCGCGAAGTTCGGTTCCACAGCGGAGACGGTCGGACATTGGTGTTCGGGTCAAAGGAGGCGTCACTGATCAGCGCTACGATCGGATGCCGCCGCGCAGCGGAGAGCCCGGCGCCATGA
- a CDS encoding galactan 5-O-arabinofuranosyltransferase: MQRPAPASAARVLGHMATATLVATVVTVVSLVAIAGVEWPAYNSSNQLHALTTVGQFGALAGVFAAGLLWRRGHRLAARLGAVVFLSAFSVVTLGMPLGATKLYLFGISVDQQFRTEYLTRFADTAALRDMTYLGLPPFYPPGWFWLGGRAAALTGIPAWEMFKPWSILSITIAAVLALVLWAALVRFEYALIVTTATTAVMLAYSSTEPYAAIITVLLPPVFVLAWSGLRGRTRNGGPPQAGGAPRGAVVGVGIFLGIAALFYTLLLAYAAFTLVIMAAVAAVTDRDWGPVRRLAVIAAVSIPIALIGWGPWLRAALHGEPADTGTAQHYLPADGAELTFPMLDFTLVGALCMIGTIWLVARARNSARAAALGIAVLAVYAWSLLSMLTTLAGTTLLSFRLQPTLTVLFTAAGVFGFIEGARALADSFSSRRLLAVAATIGSIGALTFSQDIPDVLRYDIVVAYTDTDGNGERADRRPAGAERYYSEIDARILEVTGRPRDETVVLTADYSFLSYYPYYGFQGLTSHYANPLAQFEQRAAAIESWAVLEDADQFIAALDALPWEPPTVFLLRGAGSGGADDTYTLRLAEDVYPNQPNVRRYHVRLDRALFDDPRFDVSTIGPFVLAIRVG; the protein is encoded by the coding sequence ATGCAGCGCCCTGCGCCGGCCTCCGCGGCCAGAGTGCTCGGCCACATGGCGACCGCCACCCTGGTGGCCACCGTCGTGACCGTGGTGTCTCTGGTGGCGATCGCCGGGGTGGAGTGGCCGGCCTACAACTCGTCGAATCAGCTGCACGCGCTGACCACCGTCGGTCAGTTCGGCGCACTCGCCGGGGTCTTCGCGGCGGGTCTGCTGTGGCGACGCGGCCACCGCCTGGCGGCCCGCCTGGGCGCGGTGGTGTTCCTGTCGGCGTTCTCGGTGGTGACGCTGGGGATGCCGTTGGGCGCCACCAAGCTGTACCTGTTCGGGATCTCGGTCGACCAACAGTTCCGCACCGAATACCTCACCCGGTTCGCCGACACCGCCGCGCTGCGGGACATGACCTACCTGGGGCTGCCGCCGTTCTATCCGCCCGGCTGGTTCTGGCTCGGCGGCCGGGCGGCGGCGCTGACCGGCATACCGGCCTGGGAGATGTTCAAACCGTGGTCGATCCTGTCGATCACGATCGCCGCCGTGCTGGCCCTGGTGCTGTGGGCGGCGCTGGTCCGCTTCGAATACGCGCTGATCGTCACCACCGCGACCACCGCGGTGATGCTGGCCTACTCGTCGACCGAACCGTACGCGGCCATCATCACGGTGCTGCTGCCACCGGTGTTCGTGCTGGCCTGGTCCGGGCTGCGCGGTAGGACGCGTAACGGCGGTCCCCCGCAAGCGGGAGGTGCCCCCAGGGGGGCCGTCGTCGGGGTGGGGATCTTCCTCGGAATCGCGGCGCTGTTCTACACACTGCTGCTGGCGTACGCGGCGTTCACCCTGGTGATCATGGCGGCGGTGGCCGCCGTCACCGACCGCGACTGGGGTCCGGTCCGGCGGCTCGCGGTGATCGCCGCGGTGTCGATACCGATCGCGCTGATCGGCTGGGGCCCATGGCTGCGCGCCGCCCTGCACGGCGAACCGGCCGACACCGGCACCGCCCAGCACTATCTGCCCGCCGACGGCGCCGAACTGACCTTCCCGATGCTGGACTTCACCCTGGTCGGGGCATTGTGCATGATCGGCACCATCTGGCTGGTGGCGCGGGCCCGCAACTCCGCCCGCGCAGCCGCTCTGGGCATCGCGGTGCTCGCGGTGTACGCCTGGTCGCTGCTGTCGATGCTGACCACGCTGGCCGGCACCACCCTGCTGTCGTTCCGGCTGCAGCCCACCCTGACCGTGCTGTTCACCGCGGCCGGGGTGTTCGGGTTCATCGAGGGCGCCCGCGCCCTCGCCGACAGCTTCTCCAGCCGCCGGCTGCTGGCCGTCGCCGCCACCATCGGCAGCATCGGGGCGCTGACGTTCAGCCAGGACATCCCCGACGTGCTGCGCTACGACATCGTCGTCGCCTACACCGACACCGACGGCAACGGGGAACGCGCCGACCGCCGCCCCGCCGGCGCCGAACGGTACTACTCCGAGATCGACGCCCGGATCCTGGAGGTGACCGGCAGGCCCCGCGACGAGACCGTGGTGCTCACCGCCGACTACAGCTTCCTGTCGTACTACCCCTATTACGGTTTCCAAGGCCTGACCTCGCATTACGCCAACCCGTTGGCGCAGTTCGAGCAGCGCGCCGCGGCCATCGAGAGCTGGGCGGTCCTCGAGGACGCCGATCAGTTCATCGCCGCGCTCGACGCCCTGCCGTGGGAGCCGCCGACGGTGTTTTTGCTGCGCGGCGCCGGTTCCGGGGGCGCCGATGACACCTACACCCTGCGGTTGGCCGAGGACGTCTACCCCAACCAACCGAACGTGCGCCGCTACCACGTCAGGCTGGACCGGGCGCTGTTCGACGATCCCCGCTTCGACGTCTCCACGATCGGGCCGTTCGTGCTGGCGATCCGGGTCGGCTGA
- a CDS encoding alpha/beta hydrolase family protein, which translates to MSDIDSWNVGALQSIATELGGELTTIEGVASDLELISRLPGWESPAADAARGKIRSTANRVLDDAAVIGAVRQLAEETAAAVATLQTELEGVRADIAAQGGLLRLSDNGDVCIDAPADLHDELQPIADNIESRAKALIHQAKDIDADCVEVFANLADGKITAQGAADAVSAQEMGRAQSGLSAPYPPEGEGVAPRDVTAWWDALSEEEQHKVIAEHPDWIGDRDGVPAWARREVNLAELDQEIAEAQGEVDALPTREEFLGPYGTGGPGGYLREGRYDRMVRGPQERLEKALAMREAMSIDGDPSKGYDPNKYLMLLEFPEGREPRAAIAVGNPDEAEHVAVTTPGVGTTPTSLPGMVSEAAVLQAESQRQLDFAGREGEQVSTIAWLGYEPPRE; encoded by the coding sequence TTGAGTGATATCGACTCGTGGAACGTCGGCGCATTGCAGTCGATCGCCACCGAGTTGGGCGGTGAATTGACGACGATCGAGGGCGTCGCGAGTGATCTTGAGCTGATCTCCAGGCTGCCCGGCTGGGAGTCGCCGGCCGCCGATGCGGCGCGCGGCAAGATCCGGTCGACTGCCAACCGAGTCCTTGATGATGCGGCGGTGATCGGTGCCGTTCGCCAGCTTGCCGAGGAGACGGCCGCGGCGGTGGCCACGTTGCAGACCGAGTTGGAGGGCGTGCGGGCCGATATCGCCGCGCAAGGCGGGTTGTTGCGCTTGTCGGACAACGGGGATGTGTGCATCGACGCGCCGGCCGATCTGCATGACGAGCTGCAGCCGATTGCCGACAACATCGAGTCCCGCGCGAAGGCCCTCATACATCAGGCCAAGGACATCGACGCCGACTGTGTGGAGGTGTTCGCAAATCTGGCGGACGGCAAGATCACCGCGCAAGGTGCGGCCGATGCCGTAAGCGCTCAGGAGATGGGCCGCGCCCAGTCCGGCCTCTCGGCGCCGTATCCGCCGGAGGGCGAAGGGGTTGCTCCTCGCGACGTCACGGCTTGGTGGGATGCGCTGTCTGAGGAAGAGCAACACAAGGTCATCGCCGAGCATCCAGACTGGATCGGGGACCGGGACGGGGTGCCCGCGTGGGCGCGAAGGGAGGTCAATCTTGCTGAACTCGATCAGGAGATCGCCGAAGCCCAGGGCGAAGTCGACGCACTTCCAACTCGGGAGGAATTCCTGGGTCCGTATGGAACAGGTGGGCCCGGTGGTTACCTCAGAGAAGGCCGGTACGACCGCATGGTGCGAGGACCTCAGGAGCGGCTCGAGAAAGCACTGGCCATGCGGGAAGCGATGTCCATCGACGGCGATCCTTCGAAGGGGTACGACCCCAACAAGTACCTGATGCTGTTGGAGTTCCCCGAGGGGCGAGAACCGCGAGCAGCGATCGCGGTGGGTAATCCGGACGAAGCCGAACACGTGGCCGTGACGACCCCGGGGGTTGGGACGACGCCGACCAGCCTGCCGGGCATGGTGAGTGAGGCGGCAGTGCTGCAGGCGGAGTCCCAGAGACAACTGGACTTTGCCGGAAGGGAGGGCGAACAGGTGTCGACGATCGCCTGGCTCGGATACGAGCCCCCCCGGGAATGA
- a CDS encoding decaprenylphospho-beta-D-erythro-pentofuranosid-2-ulose 2-reductase, with amino-acid sequence MVLDAVGNPQSILLLGGTSEIGLAICERYLQNAPARIVLAALPDDPNRDAAVEQMRRAGAKSVELIDFDAVDTESHPAVIDKAFANGDIDVAIVAFGLLGDAEELWQNQRKAVQIAQINYTAAVSVGVLLGEKMRAQGFGQIIAMSSAAGERVRRSNFVYGSTKAGLDGFYLGLGEALREYGVRVLVIRPGQVRTRMSAHIKEAPLTVDKEYVANLAVTAAAKGKELVWAPGAFRYVMMVLRHIPRPIFRKLPI; translated from the coding sequence ATGGTTCTTGATGCCGTAGGTAACCCGCAGAGCATTCTGTTGCTCGGAGGCACCTCCGAGATCGGGCTGGCGATCTGCGAGCGCTATCTGCAGAACGCCCCCGCCCGCATCGTGCTGGCCGCACTGCCGGACGACCCGAACCGGGACGCCGCCGTCGAGCAGATGCGCAGGGCCGGAGCGAAATCCGTCGAACTGATCGACTTCGACGCCGTCGACACCGAGAGCCACCCCGCCGTCATCGACAAGGCGTTCGCCAATGGCGACATCGACGTCGCGATCGTGGCGTTCGGTCTGCTCGGCGACGCCGAGGAGCTGTGGCAGAACCAGCGCAAGGCCGTGCAGATCGCCCAGATCAACTACACCGCAGCGGTTTCGGTCGGTGTGCTGCTGGGCGAGAAGATGCGCGCCCAGGGCTTCGGCCAGATCATCGCGATGAGTTCCGCCGCCGGCGAGCGGGTGCGCCGCTCCAACTTCGTCTACGGCTCCACCAAGGCCGGTCTGGACGGCTTCTACCTCGGACTCGGAGAGGCTCTGCGCGAGTACGGTGTCCGCGTCCTGGTGATCCGGCCGGGCCAGGTGCGCACCCGGATGAGCGCGCACATCAAAGAGGCCCCGCTGACCGTCGACAAGGAGTACGTCGCCAACCTGGCCGTCACCGCGGCGGCCAAGGGCAAGGAACTGGTGTGGGCGCCGGGCGCATTCCGGTACGTGATGATGGTGTTGCGCCACATCCCGCGGCCCATCTTCCGCAAGCTTCCCATCTGA
- a CDS encoding ESX-1 secretion-associated protein, which produces MSDLEVDPVEVRRSAAQMEVVAQEASSSRDAVADSVSTQEAAWKQVGKPGFAKFVDILEQQAERLRTDLTDLGDKLRAAADVYEQQDAEAGDALDTSVR; this is translated from the coding sequence ATGAGCGATCTCGAGGTCGATCCTGTTGAGGTGCGCCGCTCGGCTGCTCAGATGGAGGTCGTGGCGCAGGAAGCGTCGTCGAGTCGAGATGCGGTGGCGGACAGTGTCTCGACCCAGGAGGCGGCGTGGAAGCAGGTCGGTAAGCCGGGTTTCGCGAAGTTTGTCGACATTCTCGAGCAGCAGGCGGAGCGGTTGCGCACCGATTTGACCGATCTGGGTGACAAGCTGCGTGCGGCGGCGGATGTGTATGAGCAGCAGGATGCGGAAGCCGGCGATGCGCTCGACACCTCGGTGCGGTGA
- a CDS encoding type VII secretion target, translated as MSDVEVDPVEVRRSAAQMEVVAQEASSSRAAVADSISTQEAAWKQAGEPGFAKFVDILEQQAERLRTDLTDLGDKLRAAADVYEQQDAEASGALDTSVR; from the coding sequence ATGAGTGATGTCGAGGTCGATCCTGTTGAGGTGCGCCGCTCAGCTGCTCAGATGGAGGTCGTGGCGCAGGAAGCGTCGTCGAGTCGGGCTGCGGTCGCCGACAGCATCTCCACCCAGGAGGCGGCGTGGAAACAAGCGGGTGAGCCAGGGTTTGCGAAGTTCGTGGATATCCTTGAGCAGCAGGCGGAGCGGTTGCGCACCGATTTGACCGATCTGGGTGACAAGCTGCGTGCGGCCGCGGATGTTTATGAGCAGCAGGATGCTGAAGCCAGCGGTGCGCTCGACACCTCGGTGCGGTAG
- a CDS encoding LppA family lipoprotein produces MARRWRALVAMGVCAIAISGCGGVSDYDSPIINEDIPVMDIADLPDIDQTRAQMLDLIERVRDEVTRLVPASAPWNWNRDESRGGCTQEKTGRKGVSLSFANLVSTRPFTEGEWNHVLPAVQRLAAEAGLTSNDAMQNSSGNHDVRFSSDDGRTLIFASWKAALITGRIACRRSAESPPA; encoded by the coding sequence ATGGCTCGCCGCTGGCGGGCGCTTGTTGCGATGGGTGTATGTGCGATCGCGATATCGGGGTGTGGCGGCGTCAGTGATTACGACTCCCCAATTATCAACGAGGACATTCCCGTGATGGATATCGCTGATCTGCCCGATATTGACCAAACCAGAGCCCAGATGCTCGATTTGATCGAGCGGGTACGCGATGAAGTGACCCGATTGGTGCCGGCCAGCGCACCGTGGAATTGGAACCGTGACGAATCACGAGGAGGATGCACGCAGGAAAAGACGGGACGCAAGGGTGTATCACTCTCTTTCGCCAATCTGGTTTCGACGAGACCGTTCACGGAGGGGGAGTGGAATCATGTTTTACCGGCGGTTCAGCGATTGGCCGCTGAGGCGGGGTTGACGAGTAACGATGCGATGCAGAATTCCAGCGGCAATCATGATGTGCGGTTCAGCAGTGACGATGGGCGCACTCTGATCTTCGCGTCATGGAAGGCCGCCCTGATTACCGGCCGGATCGCCTGTCGTCGCTCGGCCGAGAGCCCGCCGGCATGA
- a CDS encoding FAD-binding oxidoreductase, with product MRTTEVETTPRRLTGWGRTAPTVAQVLSTSDAEVIAEAVRRTAEQSKAGARGVIARGLGRSYGDNAQNGGGLVIDMTPLNRIHRIDAETRLVDLDAGVSLDTLMKAALPFGLWVPVLPGTRQVTVGGAIACDIHGKNHHSAGSFGNHVRSIDLLTADGQIRRLTPDGDDPELFWATVGGNGLTGIILRATIEMTPTETAYFIADGDVTATLDETIALHSDGSEDNYTYSSAWFDAISAPPKLGRAAISRGSLARLDELPPKLRKNPLKFDAPQLLTFPDIFPNGLANKYTFGPIGELWYRKSGTYRNKIQNLTQFYHPLDMFGEWNRAYGPAGFTQYQFVVPTEAVDEFKAILVDIQRSGHYSFLNVFKLFGPGNKAPLSFPIPGWNVCVDFPVKPGLNEFLTGLDRRVLEFGGRLYTAKDSRTTAETFHAMYPRIDEWIAVRRRVDPEGIFASDMARRLELL from the coding sequence ATGCGGACCACCGAGGTTGAGACGACGCCCCGCCGGCTGACCGGCTGGGGGCGCACCGCGCCGACCGTCGCGCAGGTGCTGTCGACCTCGGACGCCGAGGTCATCGCCGAAGCCGTCCGGCGGACGGCCGAACAGTCCAAGGCCGGCGCCCGCGGTGTCATCGCCCGGGGCCTGGGCCGTTCTTATGGCGACAACGCGCAGAACGGCGGCGGGCTGGTCATCGACATGACCCCGCTGAACAGGATCCACCGCATCGACGCCGAAACCCGCCTGGTCGACCTCGACGCCGGCGTCAGCCTGGACACCCTGATGAAGGCGGCGTTGCCGTTCGGGCTGTGGGTCCCGGTGCTGCCCGGCACCCGCCAGGTCACCGTCGGCGGCGCCATCGCCTGCGACATCCACGGCAAGAACCACCACAGCGCCGGCAGCTTCGGCAACCACGTCCGCTCGATCGACCTGCTCACCGCCGACGGCCAGATCCGCCGGCTGACCCCCGACGGTGACGACCCCGAGCTGTTCTGGGCCACCGTCGGCGGCAACGGCCTCACCGGCATCATCCTGCGCGCCACCATCGAGATGACCCCGACCGAGACGGCGTACTTCATCGCCGACGGGGACGTCACCGCCACCCTCGACGAGACCATCGCCCTGCACAGCGACGGTAGCGAGGACAACTACACCTATTCGTCGGCCTGGTTCGACGCGATCAGCGCACCGCCGAAGCTGGGCCGGGCGGCGATCTCCCGCGGCAGCCTGGCCCGCCTCGACGAGCTGCCCCCGAAGCTGCGGAAGAACCCGCTGAAGTTCGATGCGCCGCAACTGCTCACGTTCCCAGACATCTTCCCCAACGGGCTGGCCAACAAGTACACGTTCGGGCCGATCGGCGAGCTGTGGTACCGCAAGTCGGGCACCTACCGCAACAAGATCCAGAACCTGACGCAGTTCTATCACCCGCTGGACATGTTCGGGGAGTGGAACCGCGCCTACGGCCCGGCCGGGTTCACGCAGTACCAGTTCGTGGTGCCGACCGAGGCCGTCGACGAGTTCAAGGCCATCCTCGTCGACATCCAACGGTCCGGACACTACTCGTTCCTCAACGTGTTCAAACTGTTCGGCCCGGGAAACAAAGCGCCGCTGAGCTTCCCGATTCCCGGCTGGAACGTCTGCGTCGACTTCCCGGTCAAGCCGGGCCTCAACGAATTCCTCACCGGGCTCGACCGGCGGGTCCTGGAGTTCGGCGGCCGGCTGTACACCGCCAAGGATTCCCGGACCACCGCGGAAACCTTCCACGCCATGTACCCGCGCATCGACGAATGGATCGCCGTGCGCCGCAGGGTCGATCCCGAAGGGATCTTCGCCTCCGACATGGCCCGACGTTTGGAGTTGCTGTAG
- a CDS encoding alpha/beta hydrolase family protein, translating into MRRQCCRRSPRDNWTLPEGRANRCRRSPGSDTSPPGNDISVLEAGIDRRANEAAPDLADFYRGIVATNEHGSDVNLSAFGHSYGSLTTAQALHELGETGVVDNAAFYGSPGLGFTDPAPTQYSLHGVPIRDESDMFLADGHAFVMSAPEDPISGDPNLWGIPLPSAGDLGQFGPNPSTLPLEQLSTEATVTPTDNVPRHGAHTHADYPRPVNGELRTSGYNLAIIAGGLADVPTDDGKDRLVR; encoded by the coding sequence GTGAGGCGGCAGTGCTGCAGGCGGAGTCCCAGAGACAACTGGACTTTGCCGGAAGGGAGGGCGAACAGGTGTCGACGATCGCCTGGCTCGGATACGAGCCCCCCCGGGAATGACATCTCCGTCCTGGAGGCGGGTATCGACCGTCGGGCCAATGAGGCTGCGCCGGATCTCGCCGATTTCTACCGGGGCATTGTCGCCACGAACGAACACGGCTCCGACGTCAACCTGTCGGCCTTTGGGCATTCCTATGGTTCATTGACGACGGCGCAGGCGCTTCATGAGTTGGGCGAGACGGGCGTCGTCGACAATGCAGCGTTTTACGGTTCGCCCGGGCTGGGGTTCACCGATCCCGCTCCGACGCAGTACAGCCTGCATGGGGTGCCCATTCGCGACGAGTCCGACATGTTCCTCGCCGACGGCCATGCCTTCGTCATGTCAGCGCCCGAGGACCCAATATCCGGTGATCCAAACCTGTGGGGCATTCCGTTGCCGTCGGCGGGCGACCTTGGCCAGTTCGGTCCGAATCCGTCGACCTTGCCGCTCGAGCAGCTTTCTACCGAGGCCACGGTGACGCCGACCGACAATGTGCCGCGCCACGGTGCACATACCCACGCCGATTACCCACGTCCGGTGAACGGCGAGCTCCGCACCTCCGGATATAACCTGGCGATCATCGCGGGAGGCTTGGCTGATGTTCCCACCGACGATGGAAAGGACAGGTTGGTGCGGTGA